The Micromonospora krabiensis genome window below encodes:
- a CDS encoding response regulator transcription factor yields the protein MGADPMAEMSGDRPVGVAIVDDHPVVVDGVRAWLATEPRLTVLATGDDPDEVLRAAPDADVVLLDLRLHGRMALDKLAELSATGRRVVVYSEHTDPETMLAALDAGAVAFLAKHEGREHCVATVLAAASDRPYVPPALAGAMVGDPRPDRPVLSDKEREALLLWFQSMSKASVARRMQISEHTVKQYVDRARIKYTRAGRPAATKAALLARAIEDGLVRPEEIGIYRSQARYDRPTP from the coding sequence ATGGGCGCAGACCCGATGGCGGAGATGAGCGGCGATCGGCCGGTCGGGGTGGCCATCGTCGACGACCACCCGGTGGTCGTCGACGGCGTACGCGCCTGGCTCGCCACCGAACCCCGGCTCACCGTTCTCGCCACCGGTGACGACCCGGACGAGGTGCTGCGGGCCGCGCCGGACGCCGACGTCGTCCTGCTCGACCTGCGCCTGCACGGGCGGATGGCGCTGGACAAGTTGGCCGAGCTGAGCGCCACCGGCCGGCGGGTCGTCGTCTACTCCGAGCACACCGACCCGGAGACGATGCTCGCGGCGCTCGACGCGGGCGCGGTGGCCTTCCTCGCCAAGCACGAGGGACGGGAGCACTGCGTGGCGACGGTTCTGGCGGCGGCCAGCGACCGCCCGTACGTGCCGCCGGCGTTGGCGGGCGCGATGGTGGGCGACCCACGGCCGGACCGGCCGGTCCTCTCCGACAAGGAGCGCGAGGCGCTGCTGCTCTGGTTCCAGTCGATGTCGAAGGCGTCGGTGGCCCGTCGGATGCAGATCAGCGAACACACGGTCAAGCAGTACGTCGACCGGGCGCGCATCAAGTACACCCGAGCGGGCCGGCCGGCCGCCACGAAGGCGGCGCTGCTCGCCCGGGCGATCGAGGACGGCCTCGTACGGCCGGAGGAGATCGGCATCTACCGGTCACAGGCGAGGTACGACCGGCCGACCCCCTAA